In a genomic window of Octopus bimaculoides isolate UCB-OBI-ISO-001 chromosome 25, ASM119413v2, whole genome shotgun sequence:
- the LOC106882221 gene encoding eukaryotic translation initiation factor 3 subunit M yields MSIPVFIDLTVPEQTIELRVYLKSLGADIKEENAADLRQDLKEIVKASPVCFKEPSDSDVEMFFNSVISLIMLVPETEVEEIVSLFCDIISKAPPGDKRGHLRLRLLTNVFSGLDEASYLRYTVYYSMLRLGKQADLLQMVPTDLSKVKSWMAMWDLPVAKNQILLRMLHDAVFDAKMSDTATKVMIELLGTYTEDNASQAREDAHRCIVTCLADPGTFLMDHLLTLKPVKFLEGELIHDLLTIFVTEKLAKYKAFYAKNTDFINSIGLSHENNIRKMRLLTFMQMCENRREIDFYQIQRELQLDADKVEDFIIDVLKTKAVRAKIDQMQKKVLVNSTIHRTFSRAHWQMLRQYLLQWQLNLQEVGNNLQSLSAEQKM; encoded by the exons ATGAGTATTCCAGTCTTTATAGATTTAACTGTTCCAGAACAG acTATTGAACTTCGTGTTTACCTGAAGTCTCTTGGAGCtgatataaaggaagaaaatgcTGCAGATCTGAGacaagatttaaaagaaattgtaaaGGCATCTCCAGTCTGTTTTAAAGAACCATCAGACTCCG ATGTTGAAATGTTTTTCAATAGTGTTATATCTCTCATCATGTTGGTTCCTGAAACAGAGGTTGAAGAGATTGTTTCCTTGTTTTGTGATATCATCTCTAAAGCTCCTCCTGGAGACAAAAGGGGTCACTTGCGTTTAAGACT ACTGACCAATGTGTTTAGTGGACTGGACGAAGCATCCTATCTGCGTTACACTGTTTACTACAGTATGTTACGTTTAGGGAAACAGGCTGATCTTTTACAAATGGTACCCACTGACCTGAGCAAG GTGAAATCTTGGATGGCAATGTGGGACTTACCAGTAGCAAAAAACCAGATCTTGTTGCGTATGCTTCATGATGCCGTCTTTGATGCCAAAATGAG TGATACTGCCACAAAAGTAATGATTGAACTGCTGGGAACTTACACTGAAGATAACGCATCCCAGGCCAGAGAAGATGCTCACAG ATGTATTGTCACATGTTTAGCTGACCCTGGAACCTTCCTCATGGATCATCTTCTTACACTCAAACCTGTCAAGTTCTTAGAAGGAGAACTCATCCATGAT TTGCTGACCATTTTTGTAACAGAGAAACTTGCCAAATACAAAGCCTTTTATGCTAAAAATACAGACTTCATCAACTCAATCG GTTTGTCACATGAAAACAACATTCGTAAGATGCGTTTGCTAACATTTATGCAGATGTGTGAGAACAGAAGAGAAATTGATTTTTATCAAATCCAACGAGAACTACAACTGGATGCTGACAAAGTTGAGGACTTCATCATTGACG taCTCAAGACAAAAGCTGTCCGTGCTAAAATTGACCaaatgcagaaaaaagtgttggtcAACTCGACCATTCACCGGACATTTAGTCGGGCACATTGGCAGATGTTGCGTCAGTACTTGCTCCAGTGGCAGTTGAACCTACAGGAAGTTGGTAACAATCTCCAGTCGCTGAGTGCTGAGCAaaagatgtaa
- the LOC106882220 gene encoding uncharacterized protein LOC106882220, whose translation MYFFPAGVPPPPPGLLTAPPPPPPPNSQSAGVMPWMSSQGGLPQQLSPSGPPWQNAAVPPPPPSNVPPWQQGPMHSIGTSVAPPPPPPGSQHGYASRF comes from the exons atgtattttttcccAGCAGGTGTGCCACCACCTCCGCCAGGTTTATTGACtgctcctccaccaccaccgccaccaaataGCCAGTCCGCCGGTGTCATGCCCTGGATGAGTTCTCAAG GTGGATTACCCCAGCAATTATCTCCATCTGGGCCTCCTTGGCAGAATGCAGCcgttcctccaccaccaccatcgaacGTGCCTCCATGGCAACAAGGACCCATGCATTCGATCGGCACTTCGGttgctccaccaccaccgccaccaggaAGCCAGCACGGTTACG cctcgAGATtctga